One genomic segment of Caballeronia sp. TF1N1 includes these proteins:
- a CDS encoding DNA cytosine methyltransferase — MRFGSVCSGIEAASCAWHPLGWKAQFVSEIEPFPSAVLAHHYPTVDNRGDMTKFKDWPDATLDLLVGGTPCQSFSVAGLRKGLADPRGNLMLTYLAIAARWAPRWLVWENVPGVLSPNGGRDFGTLLGGLAELGYGFAYRILDAQYFGVAQRRRRVFLVGHLGDWRRAAAVLFERESMLGHPAPRRESGQRIAGTLASGAHPGGHNGQDDDGKFLVAHSLRGEGFDASEDGTGRGTPLVPCQPYTLAIRGRDDGHALEYRQDGTANAILTPNGGRGVIGVGAVAFDLQQITSAENRSRVVPGPAPTLTKGSVLHAIAFDCKASGQTGFGVGDIASTMRSMGHSDSHQNGGGHQAVLHGSAVRRLTPRECERLQGFPDDYTLINVRGKPAADGPRYKALGNSMAVPVMRWIGERIQAVDKVHGA; from the coding sequence GTGAGATTCGGAAGCGTATGCAGCGGTATCGAAGCGGCGAGTTGTGCGTGGCATCCGCTCGGGTGGAAAGCGCAGTTCGTCAGCGAGATCGAGCCGTTCCCGTCTGCCGTTCTCGCTCATCACTACCCGACCGTGGACAACCGCGGCGATATGACCAAGTTCAAGGATTGGCCCGATGCAACTCTCGATCTTCTCGTCGGCGGAACTCCCTGCCAAAGCTTCAGCGTCGCCGGACTCAGAAAGGGACTGGCTGATCCACGTGGCAACCTCATGCTCACCTATCTTGCCATTGCTGCACGATGGGCTCCCCGCTGGCTGGTCTGGGAAAACGTCCCCGGTGTTTTGTCACCAAACGGAGGACGGGATTTTGGCACCCTCCTCGGAGGGCTGGCAGAACTCGGGTATGGGTTCGCCTACCGCATTCTTGACGCTCAGTACTTCGGAGTGGCCCAGCGACGCCGCCGTGTGTTCCTTGTTGGACATCTTGGAGACTGGCGACGTGCCGCAGCGGTACTTTTTGAGCGCGAAAGCATGCTCGGGCATCCTGCGCCGCGCCGGGAATCGGGGCAAAGAATTGCCGGCACCCTTGCATCGGGCGCTCACCCAGGTGGCCACAACGGACAGGACGATGACGGCAAGTTCCTAGTCGCTCATTCGCTGCGCGGCGAGGGATTCGACGCGAGCGAAGACGGCACCGGGCGCGGCACGCCGCTCGTGCCGTGTCAACCATACACGCTCGCGATTCGAGGCCGTGACGATGGGCACGCGCTCGAGTATCGACAGGACGGGACTGCGAACGCGATCCTGACGCCGAACGGCGGTCGTGGCGTCATTGGCGTTGGCGCTGTTGCATTCGACCTTCAGCAGATCACCAGCGCTGAGAACCGGTCGCGCGTTGTACCCGGACCAGCGCCGACGTTGACAAAAGGAAGCGTGCTGCACGCGATCGCATTCGACTGCAAGGCTTCAGGGCAAACAGGCTTTGGCGTTGGTGACATCGCTTCGACGATGCGAAGCATGGGCCATTCGGACTCGCATCAGAACGGCGGTGGCCATCAGGCGGTGTTGCACGGCAGCGCAGTTCGTCGCCTCACGCCCCGAGAGTGCGAGCGCCTGCAAGGATTTCCCGACGATTACACGCTAATCAACGTACGCGGTAAACCAGCGGCTGATGGCCCTCGATACAAGGCGCTCGGCAACAGCATGGCCGTGCCTGTGATGCGATGGATCGGCGAGCGAATTCAAGCTGTCGACAAGGTACACGGCGCCTGA
- a CDS encoding excisionase produces the protein MAKLVSLEQWAELLFGKEKPHRNTLRNWRKNGRIVPQPIKCGAKYFVEPTAVYYDDAGEMQRRFGNGRKAS, from the coding sequence ATGGCGAAGCTAGTCTCCCTTGAGCAGTGGGCTGAACTGCTGTTCGGAAAAGAGAAGCCGCATCGAAACACGCTGCGCAACTGGCGTAAAAATGGCCGTATCGTGCCGCAGCCCATCAAATGCGGCGCCAAGTATTTTGTCGAACCGACCGCCGTTTACTACGACGATGCAGGCGAGATGCAACGGAGATTTGGGAATGGCCGCAAGGCGTCGTGA
- a CDS encoding tyrosine-type recombinase/integrase, which translates to MAARRREAKRRHWPANLYQNSTGYFYWRNPDTKKDYGIGRDQAKAFGEARAANAELEQSRGHRSIVQRMTAPDDRTLRAWSAEYAVIYAETRNPTPSTMKTVRAGIRAVCTAPFVDRLLREVKTSEVADFILTATTARGAPMAALIRKTMHDMFREAETKGLIEGGKNPVSVTRRPDIEVVRSRLTLENFLAIYKQAQKSPDPWIARSMELALITAQRREDVSKMQFVEAKDGFLAVVQTKGRGSVRLRIPLSLRLGAIKLSLDDVVKRCRDDAVSAYMLHYTETRGGQRRSARVTAEKLTRAFADTRNSTPGLTWEDGRTPASFHEIRSLAARLYTEQYDAKFAQALLGHKSAEMTSLYRDVRGAEWTELKIAI; encoded by the coding sequence ATGGCCGCAAGGCGTCGTGAAGCAAAGCGCCGGCACTGGCCCGCGAACCTGTATCAGAACAGCACGGGCTATTTCTACTGGCGCAATCCTGACACCAAGAAGGATTACGGTATTGGCCGCGATCAGGCGAAGGCGTTTGGCGAAGCGCGCGCCGCCAACGCAGAGCTCGAACAGAGTCGAGGCCATCGATCGATCGTGCAGCGCATGACTGCACCGGATGACAGGACGCTGCGCGCCTGGTCGGCAGAGTACGCTGTGATCTATGCGGAGACTCGCAATCCGACACCGAGCACGATGAAGACTGTTCGCGCCGGCATCCGAGCCGTTTGCACCGCGCCGTTCGTCGACAGGCTCCTGAGAGAGGTGAAAACAAGCGAGGTCGCCGACTTTATTCTGACCGCTACCACGGCACGCGGCGCGCCTATGGCCGCTCTGATACGCAAGACCATGCACGACATGTTTCGCGAGGCTGAGACGAAAGGCTTGATCGAAGGAGGGAAGAATCCTGTTTCCGTCACGCGGCGGCCCGACATTGAAGTCGTGAGATCGCGGCTCACCCTGGAGAACTTCCTCGCCATCTATAAGCAAGCGCAGAAGTCGCCTGATCCGTGGATCGCGCGAAGCATGGAGTTGGCACTCATCACTGCGCAGCGCCGGGAGGATGTCTCGAAGATGCAGTTTGTCGAGGCGAAAGATGGATTCTTAGCGGTCGTTCAGACCAAAGGGCGAGGATCTGTGCGGCTGCGCATTCCGCTGTCGCTTCGACTAGGGGCGATCAAACTGTCGCTTGACGACGTGGTGAAGCGGTGCAGAGACGACGCCGTATCCGCGTACATGCTGCATTACACCGAGACGCGCGGCGGTCAGAGAAGAAGCGCCCGCGTAACAGCTGAAAAACTCACACGAGCATTTGCAGACACCCGCAACTCGACACCGGGTTTAACGTGGGAGGATGGTCGCACACCGGCTTCGTTCCACGAGATTCGGAGTCTTGCGGCACGTCTCTATACCGAGCAGTACGATGCGAAATTCGCTCAGGCGCTCCTCGGTCACAAGTCGGCGGAGATGACGTCTTTGTACCGCGACGTGCGCGGCGCGGAATGGACGGAATTGAAAATTGCCATATAA
- a CDS encoding ester cyclase: protein MLSLIYRDYIACLNDKDWTKLGQFVHDEVSYNDVPGTLAGYIGMLERDYEQIPDLHFNIELLVEDAQTVAARLLFDCSPKGTFLGVPVNGRRVCFRENVFYRFRDERIERVWSVIDKAAIEAQVL from the coding sequence ATGCTCTCACTCATTTACCGCGACTACATTGCCTGCCTGAACGACAAGGACTGGACGAAGCTCGGGCAGTTCGTTCACGACGAGGTGTCGTATAACGACGTGCCAGGCACGCTGGCGGGCTATATCGGCATGCTGGAGCGAGATTACGAGCAGATTCCCGATCTGCATTTCAATATCGAACTGCTCGTTGAGGACGCGCAGACGGTGGCGGCGCGCCTGCTGTTCGATTGCTCGCCGAAAGGGACGTTCCTCGGCGTGCCCGTGAACGGCCGGCGCGTGTGCTTTCGCGAGAACGTGTTTTATCGGTTTCGCGATGAGCGTATCGAGCGGGTGTGGTCGGTCATCGATAAGGCGGCGATTGAAGCGCAAGTCTTGTGA
- a CDS encoding 3-hydroxybutyrate dehydrogenase, whose amino-acid sequence MTQLASKSLAGKTALVTGSTSGIGLGIATALAQAGANLVLNGFGDVNGALAQIEAIGVKAVHHDADMTKPGEIEAMLAFANETFGAVDILVNNAGIQHVATIDQFPVERWDAIIAINLSSAFHTMRVALPGMRERGWGRVINIASVHGLVGSVGKSAYVAAKHGILGLTKVAALENARSGVTVNAICPGFVHTPLVQKQIDDLAARESLSPDDARAKLLGEKQPSAQFVTTEQIGDLAVFLCSDAASEMRGSELKIDGGWSAQ is encoded by the coding sequence ATGACTCAACTCGCATCGAAATCGCTCGCCGGCAAGACCGCGCTCGTCACCGGCTCGACGAGCGGCATCGGCTTAGGCATTGCCACGGCGCTTGCGCAAGCCGGCGCGAATCTCGTGCTGAACGGCTTCGGCGATGTGAACGGCGCCCTCGCGCAGATCGAAGCCATCGGCGTGAAAGCGGTGCATCACGACGCCGATATGACCAAGCCCGGCGAAATCGAAGCCATGCTCGCCTTCGCCAACGAAACCTTCGGCGCGGTCGATATTCTCGTGAACAACGCAGGCATCCAGCATGTCGCGACCATCGACCAGTTCCCGGTGGAACGCTGGGACGCGATCATCGCCATCAATCTCAGCTCGGCGTTTCACACCATGCGCGTCGCGCTGCCCGGCATGCGCGAGCGCGGCTGGGGACGCGTCATCAACATCGCTTCGGTGCACGGACTCGTCGGGTCGGTCGGCAAGTCCGCTTATGTGGCGGCCAAGCACGGCATCCTCGGACTCACGAAGGTCGCCGCGCTCGAGAACGCGCGCAGCGGCGTGACGGTCAACGCCATCTGCCCCGGCTTCGTGCATACGCCGCTCGTGCAGAAGCAGATCGACGATCTCGCCGCACGCGAATCGCTCTCGCCCGACGACGCCCGCGCGAAGTTGCTCGGCGAGAAGCAGCCGTCGGCGCAATTCGTGACGACGGAGCAGATCGGCGATCTCGCCGTGTTCCTCTGCTCCGACGCCGCGAGCGAAATGCGCGGTTCGGAGTTGAAGATCGACGGCGGCTGGAGCGCGCAATAA
- a CDS encoding AI-2E family transporter, whose product MPPAPGSRRPPAKILPPDAPGLRALASLVTGVIVICALYFGRAVLIPIILAILLSFLLAPFVDMLRRIRFGQVPSVIVAVLLALSVLTAVGALIGAQVAQLAGDLPKYQVAVERKIDSVQRLTVGRADEFLGRASRALKRISPAREQEQRTAENNPAASPIDQPMPVEVHEPSPSPLELAQRFLSPVISPLETTGIVLVVAVFILLQREDLRDRLIRLFGSRDLHRATTAMDEAARRLSRYFLAQLGINVSVGIIISIGLAVIGVPGALLFGVMTALLRFVPYVGTWIAALVAVVFAAAVGPGWTMLIWTIVLFGVTDIVAGQIVEPLLYGHSTGLSPFAVIVAAIFWSWIWGPIGLVLSTPLTLCLVILGRHVDRLEFLDVLFGDRPALTPAENFYQRLLANDPDEALAQAESLLTERSLIAYYDEVALEGLRLAHNDVLRGVVTVDQLRRINESALDIIEGLEETDDTAVLPPPHREDPPASLESPDEAVPLAYEAPPPHFDAQAEGHTASVLCIAGRSELDDLAATIAVQLFRKHGLGADLAGYERFSRGRFGEVNLHGVSIICVVSFDAAESPPYLRNLLRRLHQRAPAAELIVGLVFPESPLQGEALVRTSSAAVSFKELVEACVAAARRQSTDGVSWTGLDPSDGEAALEGPSAPEEDAPALRNG is encoded by the coding sequence ATGCCTCCCGCACCCGGCTCGCGCCGTCCACCCGCTAAGATTCTGCCGCCCGACGCGCCCGGCCTGCGCGCGCTGGCGTCGCTGGTGACTGGTGTCATCGTAATATGCGCTTTGTACTTCGGGCGCGCGGTACTTATTCCGATCATCCTCGCGATTCTGCTGAGCTTTCTGCTCGCGCCTTTCGTCGATATGTTGCGGCGCATTCGCTTCGGGCAAGTGCCATCAGTGATCGTCGCGGTGTTGCTGGCGTTGTCGGTGCTGACGGCTGTCGGCGCGCTGATCGGCGCGCAGGTCGCGCAACTTGCGGGCGATCTGCCGAAGTATCAGGTCGCGGTAGAACGCAAGATCGACTCCGTGCAGCGCCTGACAGTCGGTCGCGCCGATGAATTTCTCGGGCGCGCATCGCGTGCGCTCAAACGCATTTCGCCCGCGCGCGAGCAGGAGCAGCGCACCGCCGAGAACAATCCCGCCGCCTCGCCGATCGATCAGCCGATGCCGGTGGAAGTGCACGAACCATCGCCGTCGCCGCTGGAACTGGCGCAGCGCTTTCTCTCGCCGGTCATCAGTCCGCTTGAAACGACGGGCATCGTGCTGGTGGTCGCCGTGTTCATCCTGTTGCAGCGTGAAGATCTACGCGACCGGCTGATCCGTCTATTCGGCTCGCGCGATCTGCATCGGGCAACCACCGCGATGGACGAAGCCGCGCGCCGTCTTTCGCGCTATTTTCTGGCGCAACTCGGCATCAACGTGAGCGTGGGCATCATCATTTCGATTGGGCTCGCGGTTATCGGCGTGCCGGGCGCATTGCTGTTCGGCGTGATGACGGCGCTTCTGCGCTTCGTGCCGTACGTCGGGACGTGGATCGCCGCGCTCGTCGCAGTGGTGTTCGCGGCGGCGGTTGGCCCCGGCTGGACCATGCTGATCTGGACCATCGTGTTGTTCGGCGTGACCGACATCGTCGCGGGACAGATCGTCGAGCCGCTCCTGTACGGTCACAGCACGGGGCTTTCGCCGTTCGCGGTGATCGTCGCGGCAATCTTCTGGAGCTGGATCTGGGGGCCAATCGGTCTCGTGCTGTCGACGCCGCTCACGCTGTGCCTCGTGATTCTCGGGCGCCATGTGGATCGCCTCGAATTTCTCGATGTGCTGTTCGGCGACCGGCCAGCGCTCACCCCTGCGGAAAACTTCTATCAGCGCCTGCTTGCCAACGATCCCGACGAAGCGCTGGCGCAAGCGGAATCGCTGCTGACGGAACGCTCGCTGATCGCGTACTACGACGAAGTCGCGCTCGAAGGCTTGCGGCTCGCGCACAACGACGTGCTGCGCGGCGTGGTGACGGTGGATCAGTTGCGGCGCATCAACGAGTCGGCGCTCGACATCATCGAAGGGCTGGAGGAAACCGACGATACCGCCGTGCTGCCGCCGCCTCATCGCGAAGATCCGCCCGCGAGTCTGGAGTCGCCGGACGAAGCGGTGCCGCTCGCCTACGAAGCGCCGCCGCCGCATTTCGATGCGCAAGCGGAAGGTCACACGGCGTCGGTGTTGTGCATTGCAGGGCGCAGCGAACTGGACGATCTGGCCGCGACGATCGCGGTGCAACTCTTTAGGAAGCACGGGCTGGGCGCCGATCTGGCGGGCTACGAACGCTTCTCGCGCGGACGCTTCGGCGAAGTGAACCTGCACGGCGTGTCGATCATCTGCGTGGTCTCGTTCGATGCCGCCGAGTCGCCGCCATATCTGCGCAATCTCTTGCGCCGCCTGCATCAGCGTGCGCCGGCAGCCGAGCTGATCGTGGGGCTCGTGTTCCCCGAAAGTCCGCTGCAGGGCGAAGCGCTGGTGCGCACGAGTTCGGCGGCGGTGTCGTTTAAGGAACTGGTCGAGGCATGCGTGGCGGCGGCGCGCCGTCAATCGACCGATGGCGTCTCATGGACCGGACTCGATCCCTCGGATGGCGAAGCCGCGCTCGAAGGACCGTCCGCGCCCGAAGAGGACGCGCCGGCGTTGCGCAACGGCTGA
- a CDS encoding DUF1289 domain-containing protein yields MGVDSPCISICKFDEKTGFCIGCLRTKEECKEWKKMKDKHRVRIIDERGKRKAKLKKHKK; encoded by the coding sequence ATGGGAGTCGATTCGCCCTGCATCAGCATCTGCAAGTTCGATGAAAAGACGGGCTTCTGCATTGGTTGCCTGCGCACGAAGGAAGAATGCAAGGAATGGAAGAAGATGAAGGACAAGCATCGCGTGCGGATAATCGATGAGCGCGGCAAGCGCAAAGCCAAACTCAAGAAACACAAGAAATAG
- a CDS encoding response regulator, with protein sequence MQILVLDDDRDFAAGIASLIGKLGHQVQLAHDCGVARELAHAHTFDVILADVELPDGDGREMCEGLRAEGASHDAYMIAMTGRTELGDNDFPSFDGYMHKPVTFSGLERALEEWQAAAGLD encoded by the coding sequence ATGCAAATTCTGGTGTTGGACGACGATCGCGATTTCGCGGCAGGCATTGCTTCGCTGATCGGCAAACTGGGGCATCAGGTTCAGCTTGCTCACGATTGCGGCGTCGCACGCGAACTTGCGCATGCACATACCTTCGATGTGATCCTTGCGGATGTCGAGCTACCCGATGGCGACGGCCGTGAAATGTGTGAGGGCTTGCGGGCCGAAGGCGCTTCTCACGATGCATACATGATCGCGATGACAGGGCGCACGGAATTGGGCGACAACGACTTTCCGTCGTTCGACGGGTATATGCATAAGCCGGTGACGTTTAGTGGTCTCGAACGAGCGCTGGAGGAATGGCAGGCTGCGGCGGGACTAGATTGA
- a CDS encoding HipA domain-containing protein — MTSRTLIAYANGRRVGTLIDENGVWSFGYDPHWVAAKDAFPLSPALPLSSDRVVDGSSKRPVQWFFDNLLPEEAMREALAKEASMDASDAWGLLAYYGRETAGALSLMAEGETEPRADRAPLALEELERRIQAMPTHALTATSPKRMSAAGAQQKLLIILTGEHPKHELFEPVGAEPSMHLLKPDMRMAGYPHSAINEFFCARLARQLSLPIPNTHFLRVPSACYVIDRFDRDVASAPMSRIHMLDATQLLNKDKAFKYNNASAKALGECVSLLGTKAFARLALFRWTVFNVLVGNADAHLKNVSFFSRSSGYALAPFYDLVSTVVYNTPSYHEHGERWPHVELSMPIGNARRFTEISRANVLAFAEELGMRASGAEKDLEKMLAELPGAIGRTRAEVNIVAQPSAGEIRLLDSIQHMPLSEMSRALS, encoded by the coding sequence GTGACGTCTCGAACTTTGATTGCCTATGCCAACGGGCGACGCGTTGGTACGCTAATCGATGAAAACGGTGTCTGGAGCTTTGGCTATGATCCTCACTGGGTCGCAGCGAAGGATGCCTTTCCCCTATCGCCGGCTTTACCTTTAAGCAGCGACCGCGTCGTCGATGGCTCGTCAAAGCGCCCTGTGCAATGGTTCTTCGACAACCTGCTTCCAGAAGAAGCCATGCGCGAGGCGCTCGCAAAGGAAGCGTCGATGGATGCCAGCGACGCATGGGGATTACTCGCTTATTACGGTCGCGAAACCGCCGGTGCGCTTTCGCTAATGGCCGAGGGTGAAACCGAGCCTAGAGCTGACCGGGCCCCGCTGGCGCTGGAAGAACTCGAGAGGCGCATTCAGGCAATGCCGACACACGCGCTGACTGCGACTTCGCCGAAGCGAATGTCGGCGGCAGGTGCTCAGCAAAAGCTGCTCATCATTCTGACGGGAGAGCACCCTAAACATGAGTTGTTCGAGCCAGTGGGCGCCGAGCCATCCATGCATCTACTCAAGCCGGATATGCGGATGGCCGGCTATCCTCATTCGGCCATCAACGAGTTCTTTTGCGCGCGGCTGGCGCGCCAGTTGAGCTTGCCCATACCCAATACCCATTTTCTGCGCGTGCCTTCGGCGTGTTACGTCATCGACCGCTTTGATCGTGACGTCGCGAGCGCACCAATGTCGCGAATTCACATGCTCGATGCGACCCAACTGCTTAACAAGGATAAAGCGTTCAAATACAACAACGCCAGCGCCAAAGCGCTTGGAGAGTGTGTGTCCCTGCTCGGAACGAAAGCATTCGCCCGACTCGCACTTTTTAGATGGACTGTGTTCAACGTCCTCGTGGGCAACGCGGATGCACATCTGAAGAACGTTTCGTTTTTCTCGCGTTCTTCCGGCTACGCACTTGCACCCTTCTATGATCTCGTTAGTACAGTCGTCTATAACACGCCCTCGTACCATGAACACGGCGAGCGCTGGCCTCATGTGGAGCTCTCCATGCCCATCGGCAACGCAAGGCGCTTTACCGAGATATCGCGTGCAAATGTGCTGGCGTTTGCTGAAGAACTCGGAATGCGTGCGTCGGGCGCGGAGAAGGACTTGGAAAAGATGCTCGCTGAACTGCCCGGCGCCATTGGACGAACGCGCGCAGAGGTCAACATCGTTGCTCAGCCTAGCGCCGGTGAAATTCGGCTCCTGGACAGCATCCAACATATGCCGCTGAGCGAAATGAGCCGAGCCCTGAGCTAA
- a CDS encoding helix-turn-helix domain-containing protein, with amino-acid sequence MTEQRNQITDVVALGALVRAVRIAQGFKRDELATATGLSPKFITQIELGKETAQVGKVLQLLSELGMHLYLETPGTTFTKESLESALKRRRSRRNTPPEAT; translated from the coding sequence ATGACTGAACAACGCAACCAGATAACAGATGTTGTCGCATTAGGTGCGCTAGTGCGTGCCGTACGCATCGCGCAAGGTTTCAAGCGCGACGAGTTGGCAACGGCGACTGGCCTATCGCCTAAATTCATCACTCAAATTGAGTTGGGCAAGGAAACGGCTCAGGTCGGGAAGGTGCTTCAGTTGCTGAGTGAACTCGGCATGCATCTCTACCTGGAAACGCCCGGCACGACATTTACAAAAGAAAGCCTCGAATCCGCATTGAAGCGACGCCGGTCGCGCCGAAACACTCCACCTGAGGCAACCTGA
- a CDS encoding glutathione S-transferase family protein produces the protein MKLYHHPLSGHSHRARLFLHLLALDQEEEVVDLAANAHKSPEFLRLNRFGQIPVLTDGDHVIADSNAILVYLAKKSGDARWLPETPLEAAQVQRWLSVAAGQIAYGACAARLVTVFGRKFDTEEVIGRAHASLEVIDEELQSRDWIADIGSSHPTIADVALYSYISSAPEGNVDLSGYRHVNAWLARVEALPGFIEFQKTAAGLRA, from the coding sequence ATGAAGCTCTATCACCATCCCCTCTCCGGCCACTCCCACCGGGCGCGGCTTTTCTTGCACCTTCTTGCCCTGGATCAGGAAGAAGAAGTCGTCGACCTCGCCGCCAACGCGCACAAGTCGCCTGAATTCCTGCGCCTGAATCGCTTCGGCCAAATCCCGGTGCTTACCGACGGCGATCACGTCATCGCCGATTCGAACGCCATCCTCGTCTACCTCGCGAAGAAAAGCGGCGATGCCCGCTGGCTCCCCGAAACGCCCCTCGAAGCGGCCCAGGTGCAACGCTGGCTCTCCGTTGCCGCAGGCCAGATCGCCTACGGCGCATGCGCGGCGCGTCTCGTCACCGTGTTCGGCCGGAAGTTCGATACCGAAGAAGTCATCGGCCGGGCGCACGCTTCGCTCGAAGTCATCGACGAAGAATTGCAGTCGCGCGACTGGATCGCCGATATCGGCAGCTCGCATCCGACCATCGCGGATGTCGCGCTCTACAGCTACATCTCCAGCGCGCCCGAAGGCAACGTCGATTTGTCCGGTTATCGCCATGTGAACGCGTGGCTGGCGCGCGTGGAAGCGCTGCCCGGATTCATCGAGTTCCAAAAGACGGCGGCCGGGCTGCGGGCCTGA
- a CDS encoding pyridoxamine 5'-phosphate oxidase family protein gives MSFSSPVTMDAPWHRGEITLQKTAGVYERMQEQGRRVVRSFMPEQHRQFFAQLPFIVTGAVDRNGDAWATLLAGRPGFLQTPDATTLAVRHPRDKNDPADAGMSDGASVGMLGIELHTRRRNRMNGVIHRHGDRAFEVAVEQSFGNCPQYIQLRDFEFVREPSEPSNSKPIEEDPHSPRARAMIERADTFFVASYFDREDGHRQVDVSHRGGKAGFVRISDDGVLTIPDFAGNLFFNTLGNILVNGRAGLLFTDFESGTLLQLTGDAEVLTDSPEIAAFQGAERLWRFTPRRVVLCENALPLRWALRREGFSPNALMTGDWAEASERMKAAALANAWRPFRVSRIVDESDVIRSFHLQPADGAGIVAHAAGQHLPIRAHLPGEAKPLIRTYTLSVAPSDGMYRISVKREGRVSAHLHDTLKVGDVVEARAPGGDFTIDALERRPAVLIAAGVGITPMIAMLRHVVYEGLRKRRIRPTWLIVSARTLANRAFAAEIDALVQSAGGAVRVIRVLSDPQGATFKEDYEVSGRIDIDLLTSFLPFNDYDFYLCGPGAFMQSLYDGLRALNVADTRVHAEAFGPASLRRTADRGIETKPMPPAATQAVSVSFLKSDKRVQWSPESGSLLDLAEANGIDAEFNCRGGTCGTCRTRIREGAVTYASEPAFHVGDDEALICCALPAEQSAPLLLDL, from the coding sequence ATGTCCTTCTCCAGTCCCGTCACGATGGACGCGCCGTGGCATCGCGGCGAAATCACGCTGCAGAAAACCGCGGGCGTCTACGAGCGCATGCAGGAACAAGGGCGGCGCGTGGTGCGCAGCTTCATGCCGGAGCAGCATCGGCAATTCTTCGCGCAGCTGCCGTTCATCGTCACGGGCGCGGTCGATCGAAACGGCGACGCCTGGGCCACGCTCCTCGCGGGCCGTCCCGGTTTTCTGCAAACGCCTGACGCGACGACTCTCGCCGTCAGGCATCCGCGCGACAAGAACGATCCCGCCGATGCCGGCATGAGCGATGGCGCATCGGTCGGCATGCTCGGCATCGAACTGCATACGCGGCGGCGTAATCGCATGAACGGCGTGATTCATCGCCATGGCGACCGCGCGTTCGAAGTGGCCGTCGAGCAGAGCTTCGGCAATTGCCCGCAATACATTCAACTGCGCGATTTCGAATTCGTGCGCGAGCCTTCCGAGCCTTCGAACTCGAAGCCGATCGAAGAAGATCCGCACTCGCCACGCGCAAGGGCGATGATCGAACGCGCCGACACCTTCTTCGTGGCATCGTATTTCGACCGCGAAGACGGGCATCGTCAAGTGGATGTGTCGCATCGCGGCGGCAAGGCGGGTTTCGTGCGCATCTCCGACGATGGCGTGCTCACCATTCCCGACTTCGCGGGCAATCTCTTCTTCAACACGCTCGGCAATATTCTTGTGAACGGACGCGCCGGTCTGCTCTTCACGGACTTCGAAAGCGGCACGCTGCTGCAACTTACGGGCGACGCCGAAGTGCTCACCGATTCACCCGAAATCGCCGCGTTTCAAGGCGCGGAAAGGCTGTGGCGCTTCACGCCGCGTCGTGTCGTGCTGTGCGAGAATGCGCTGCCCTTGCGCTGGGCGCTGCGCCGCGAAGGCTTTTCGCCCAATGCGCTGATGACGGGCGACTGGGCGGAGGCATCCGAACGCATGAAGGCGGCCGCGCTCGCCAACGCGTGGCGGCCGTTCAGGGTGAGCCGTATCGTCGATGAAAGCGATGTCATCCGCTCTTTCCATCTGCAACCGGCGGATGGCGCGGGCATCGTGGCGCACGCGGCCGGCCAGCATTTGCCGATTCGCGCGCATCTTCCCGGCGAAGCGAAGCCGCTGATCCGCACGTACACGCTGTCGGTGGCGCCATCGGACGGGATGTATCGCATCAGCGTGAAGCGCGAAGGACGCGTGTCCGCGCATCTGCACGACACATTGAAAGTGGGCGATGTCGTCGAGGCGCGCGCGCCGGGGGGCGACTTCACCATCGACGCGCTGGAGCGACGCCCGGCCGTGCTGATCGCGGCGGGCGTCGGCATAACGCCGATGATTGCGATGCTGCGGCACGTCGTCTACGAAGGCCTGCGCAAGCGCCGCATCCGCCCGACGTGGCTGATCGTATCGGCGCGAACGCTCGCCAATCGCGCGTTCGCCGCCGAGATCGATGCACTCGTGCAAAGCGCGGGCGGCGCGGTGCGCGTGATTCGCGTGCTGAGCGACCCGCAAGGCGCGACCTTCAAGGAAGATTACGAGGTGTCGGGGCGGATCGATATCGACTTGTTGACGAGCTTTCTGCCGTTCAACGACTACGACTTCTATCTGTGCGGACCGGGCGCGTTCATGCAATCGCTCTACGATGGCTTGCGCGCGCTCAACGTGGCCGACACGCGCGTCCATGCCGAAGCCTTCGGTCCCGCATCGCTGCGACGCACGGCCGATCGCGGTATCGAGACGAAGCCGATGCCGCCAGCGGCCACGCAAGCCGTATCGGTGAGTTTCCTCAAGTCGGACAAGCGCGTGCAATGGTCGCCCGAAAGCGGCTCGTTGCTCGATCTGGCCGAAGCAAACGGCATCGACGCGGAGTTCAACTGTCGCGGCGGAACATGCGGCACGTGCAGGACGCGCATCAGGGAAGGCGCTGTGACCTATGCAAGCGAGCCCGCGTTTCATGTCGGCGACGACGAAGCCTTGATCTGCTGCGCGCTTCCCGCGGAACAAAGCGCGCCGCTGCTACTCGATCTCTAG